From the Coriobacteriia bacterium genome, one window contains:
- the rpsJ gene encoding 30S ribosomal protein S10 produces the protein MANQKIRIRLKGYDHEIVDQSTKLIVETAQKTGAKVSGPIPLPTDRSLYCVIRSPHVNKDSREQFEMKTHKRLIDILEPTPKTVDSLMRLDLPAGVDIEIKL, from the coding sequence TTGGCGAACCAGAAGATCAGGATCCGCCTCAAGGGCTACGACCACGAGATTGTGGATCAGTCCACGAAGCTGATCGTGGAAACCGCTCAGAAGACGGGCGCTAAGGTATCGGGACCCATCCCGCTGCCGACCGACCGTAGCCTGTACTGCGTGATCCGCTCGCCGCACGTGAACAAGGACAGCCGCGAGCAGTTCGAGATGAAGACGCACAAGCGCCTCATCGACATTCTCGAGCCCACGCCCAAGACCGTCGACTCGCTCATGCGACTCGACCTTCCGGCCGGCGTCGACATCGAGATCAAGCTCTAA